Genomic window (Streptomyces yatensis):
CCGATCACCGATTGATCACCGGTTCGCGCACGCGTTCACGAGCGGCTCGGAGCGAGTGAGGTATCCCACGCCGGGACCGGTTGTGGATCTAGATTTCCCGGGAACCCTTTGTACGTGGGCCGCATCAGTGGTAGATCGCCCGCAGACACCGCATGGCCGCCAAATGCCGTGCGTAGAGACATGATCGAGACATTCGGGCATGGCTGCCGACGGGGCCACGAAGATCGTTTGGTCCGATTTCTGGGCGTGTGCACGTCAAATGTGGCGCACCCCACTTTTGTTGATCTGGGCCTTAGGGCCCTGGTAGCCAAGGACCTATGTCCCCAGTCGCACACATACCCAGCCACCGGAAGCCCCGCCGTGCCGCGTCCACGCGTGCACTCCGCGCAGGGATGACCGGTGGCTTCCTCACCCTCGCGGTGGCCGGTGCCGCCGTGCCCGCCTCCGCCGCGGAGTCCAACGCCGCCCCGGCCGAGTCCACCCTGGAAATGCCGACCGTGAGCGCCACGCTGGCGAGCACGGCCGCCCAGACCGCGGACGCCACCCAGCAGGCCGCATCCGACTACGAGCTCCAGGCACAGCAGGAGCAGGCGGCCGCCCACGCGAAGGTCGCCGCCAAGAAGGCCAAGGCGGAGGCCGACCGTAAGGCGAAGGAAGCCCGGGAGGCAGCTCGTAAGGCGGCCGCCAAGCGTGCGGCCGAGGCCAAGGCCCAGGCGGCGAAGGCGTCGCGCTCCGCCGAGCGCACCACGCTGTCCACCACCAGCGTCGGCAACGCCACCGGCAACGCCGCCACCCTGATCAGCTTCCTGAAGGCGCAGCTGGGCAAGGCGTATGTGCTCGGCTCCAGCGGTCCGTCCTCCTACGACTGCTCCGGGCTGACCCAGGCCGCCTTCAAGCAGGTCGGCGTGAGCCTGCCGCGGGTCTCCCAGGACCAGTCCACCACCGGCACCCCGGTCTCGCTGGACTCCCTGCAGCCGGGCGACCTGCTCTACTGGGGCAGCGCGGGCAGCGCGTACCACGTCGGCGTCTACGTCGGCGGCGGCAACTTCATCGGCGCCCAGAACTCCAGCACCGGGATCGTCGAGCGCCCGCTGGACTACGACATGCCCACCGGAGCCGTGCGCGTCCTGTAAGGCGCACCTCCCAGTAAGGCGCACCTCCCGACATACGGGCCTGGGGCCGCCGTTCCCACCGCGGACGGCGGCCTCACGACCCCCTCGCGCGCCTACTGCGCGTAGACCTTCTCCAGGAACTCGCCGAGAAGGTCGTCACTGAGGTGGTGCGCCAGATCCGCCTCGGAGATCATTCCGACCAGCCGCTTGTTCTGGTCGATCACCGGCAGCCTGCGGATCTTGTGCTCCTCCATCTCCCGCAGGACGTCGGTGACATCGGCGTCGGCGGGAATCCAGCGCGGAGTGCCCTCGGTGAGCTGCCCGACGGGCGTCCGGGACGGATCGCAGTTCTCCGCGATGCAGCCGACGACGATGTCGCGGTCGGTGACGATGCCGCACAGCCGCTCGTTGCTGTCGCTGACCGGCAGGGCCCCCACGCCCAGGTCCCGCATCATCTGGGCGGCACGCAGCACCGACTCGTTCTCCGGAATCCACTGCGCGCCCGGGTGCATGATGTCCGCTGCCTTCGTCATGGTGTACCTCCTGCCAGGCCCACCGGCGGTGGAACCGGCCCTGTGAGCCCCATCGATCCGGCGTCGCCGCGGCTGGCGCGCACGGCGCCCCCTGTCTTCATTGTCACCACCGCCCCACCGCGACGTCATGTCGAGCCCGGCGGCGGCTGTCGGTGCCCGGTGCCAGACTGAGTAACGAGGCAATCCCGGCCAGAAGGAGGCAATCGCCCGCAGAACTCCCCTGCGTCTTCGCGCCCGACCGTCGAAGGAGCGCCCATGCTCACCACCGATTACGTCCCCGGCGCGCCCAACTGGCTCGATCTGGGCGCCCCCGACACCGAAGCGGCCGCGGCCTTCTACGGCTCCCTGATGGGCTGGCGCTTCGAGTCGGCCGGCCCCGAGGCGGGCGGGTACGGCTTCTTCACCCTGGACCGCAAGACCGTCGCGGCCGTCGGGCCGCTCACCGAGGAGGGCGCACGGCCCGCCTGGACGCCGTACTTCCACACCCCTGACGCCGAGGCGACCGCGAAGACCGTCGAGCAGGCGGGCGGCACGGTGCGGCTCGCTCCGTTCGACGTCTTCGAGGAGGGGCGGATGGCCCAGTTCACCGACCCGGGCGGGGCCCGCTTCGCCATCTGGCAGCCCGGCAGGACGGCCGGACTGGACGCGGTCAACGACCCCGGCACCCTGTGCTGGACCGAGCTCCACTCCCCCGATCCCCCCAGGGACCTGGCCTTCTACCGCAAGGTCTTCGGCTGGGACACCGAGGAGATGTCCTTCCCCGGCGGGTCGTACACGGTGCTGATGACCACCGGCGCCGGCCGGGAGGGCTCCTTCGGCGGCGTCGCCCAGCTCCAGGAGGGGCATTCGACACCGCCGCAGTGGCTGCCGTACTTCGAGGTGGCGGACTGCGACGCGGTGGTGGCCAAGGGGCAGGACCTGGGCGGTTCGGTGCTGATGCCGGCCATGTCGGCCGAGGGGATCGGCCGGATGGCCTGGCTGGCGGATGTGGTCCGGGCGCCGTTCGGCGTCATCGCGAGCGGCGGCCCGGGGGCCTAGCCGCCGGGCCGCCGGACGTGCACACGAGCGGGGCGTCCGGACACGGGCACGCGGCCGGGGCGTCCGGACGGGCCGTCAGGCTCGCGGGGTCACCTTGGTGAGGCCGTTGATGATGCGGTCCATCGCGTCGCCGCCCGTCGGATCCGTCAGATTCGCCAGCAGCTTCAGGGTGAACCGCATCAGCATCGGATGCGTCAGCCCGCGCTGCGCCGCCAGCTTCATGACCTTCGGATTGCCGATCAGCTTCACGAACGCCCGGCCCAGCGTGTAGTAGCCGCCGTAGGTGTCCTTGAGGACCTTCGGGTAGCGCTGGAGGGCCAGTTCGCGCTGGGGGGCGGTGGCGCGGGCATGGGCCTGCACGATCACGTCCGCGGCGATCTGCCCGGATTCCATCGCATAGGCGATGCCCTCGCCGTTGAACGGGTTGACCATGCCGCCCGCGTCACCGACCAGCAGCAGCCCGCGGGTGTAGTGCGGCTGCCGGTTGAAGGCCATCGGGAGCGCGGCGCCGCGGATCGGGCCGGTCATGTTCTCCGGGGTGTAGCCCCAGTCCTCCGGCATCGAGGCGCACCACGCCTTGAGGATCTCGCGCCAGTCGAGCTCCTTGAAGGAGGACGAGGTGTTGAGGACGCCCAGGCCCACATTGCTCGTGCCGTCGCCCATGCCGAAGATCCAGCCGTAGCCGGGCAGCAGCCGGTCCTCCGCCCCGCGCCGGTCCCACAACTCCAGCCAGGACTCGAGGTAGTCGTCGTCATGGCGGGGCGAGGTGAAGTACGTCCGCACGGCGACGCCCATCGGACGGTCCTCGCGCCGGTGCAGCCCCATGGCGAGCGAGAGCCGGGTGGAGTTGCCGTCGGCGGCGACCACCAGGGGCGCGTGGAAGGTGACGGGCGTCTTCTCCTCGCCCAGCTTCGCGTGGACCCCGGTGATCCGGCCGGTGCGGTCGTCGGTGATCGGGGCGCCCACATTGCAGCGCTCGTACAGCCGGGCCCCGGCCTTCTGCGCCTGCCGCGCCAGCTGCTCGTCGAAGTCGTCGCGCTTACGGACCAGGCCGTAGTTGGGGTACGCGGCCAGCTCCGGCCAGTCGAGCTGCAGCCGCACCCCGCCCGCGATGATCCGCAGACCCCGGTTGCGCAGCCAGCCCGCCTCCTCGGAGATGTCGATGCCCATGGCCACGAGCTGCTTGGTGGCGCGCGGGGTCAGGCCGTCACCGCACACCTTCTCGCGCGGAAAGGCCGTCTTCTCCAGCAGCAGCACATCAAGCCCCGCCTTGGCGAGGTGGTAGGCGGTGGTGGAGCCGGCCGGTCCGGCGCCGACGACGATCACATCGGCGCTGCGCTCCGAGATCCCAAAGGACGCGCTCTCGGTGGGTGCGGTCTCGCTCACGCGGGGTCTCCCCAAGCCTCGGTAACGGCGTGCCGGTCACGCCGGGCACTGGACACCTTGCAGTCTATGTGGGGCGAAACTCCGGCACTCGCGAAGGGGCGCGAAGGGCAGCAAGGTGCCGTCCCCGACGGCCCGGCCGGGGACCGCCCATGGCCGCCTTACGGCTCGTACGGCCGCCTTACGGCGCGTATGCCGCGTTCGTGGCCGCCTTACGGCTTGTACGCCCGGTGGAGGGCCACCACGCCGCCGGTGAGGTTGCGCCAGGCCGGCCGCTCCCAGCCCGCCGACCGCAGCCGGGCGGCGAGCCGGGGCTGGTCCGGCCAGGCGCGGATGGACTCGGCGAGGTAGACATACGCGTCCGGGTTGCTGCTGACCGAGGTCGCGATCGGCGGCAGCGCGCGCATCAGATACTCGCTGTAGACCGTGCGGAACGGCTCCCATGTGGGGTGGCTGAACTCGCAGATGACGACCCGTCCGCCGGGCCGGGTCACCCGCAGCATCTCGCGCAGCGCCCCCTGCGTGTCCTGGATGTTGCGCAGCCCGAAGGAGATCGTGACGGCGTCGAAGACCCCGTCCGCGAAGGGCAGCCGGGTGGCGTCGCCCGCCGTCAGCGGCAGCCGCGGATGGCGCTTCTTGCCCTCCCGGAGCATCCCGAGCGAGAAGTCGCACGGCACCACGTACGCGCCCGCCGCCTGGAAGGGCAGCGAGGACGTCCCCGTACCGGCGGCGAGGTCGAGCACCCGCTCACCGGCGCGCGCGTCCACGGCCCGGGCGACCGCCTTGCGCCACAGCCGGGCCTGCCCGAGCGACAGCACATCGTTGGTGAGGTCGTATTTGGCCGCCACGCCGTCGAACATGGCGGCGACTTCGTGCGGCTGCTTGTCCAGGGATGCTCGGCTCACGCCCCCATTGTTCACCTCCCGCGCCCCGCACCCCCGCCCGGGGCCCGGCGTGCCTCAGCGGCGCCGGTGCACCAGCCGCCCCGCCACCACCGTGGCCAGGCACGCGCCGTCCGCGTCGAAGACGGCCAGGTCCGCGCGGCCCGCCGGGGTCAGGACGGGCGGCCGGGGCCGGTCCAGGACGGCGATACCGCCCCGGTGGGCGGCCGCGAGCAGCTCGGCATCCCCGAGGTGGTGCGCGAGGACGGCGGTCGCGCCCCGCCGCAGCAGGGCGTGGATCCGCTCCCGCGGGCTGGGCGCGTCCGGCACCGGGCCCTCGTGGACCAGGGCCGGGCCGAGCTCCCCGGGCCACTCCCGCACCCGGGCCCGCGGATAGCTCCGCCGCAGCTCCTCCAGGGGGCCGATGGCGGCGATGCGGTCGCCGTCGACCGCGACGGCGGCGTCGTGCAGCGGCGCCGCGTCGTCGGGGGTGTGCCGGACGACGGGCGCCGCGTGGAGCGTGAGCATCAGGACGCCTGGATCACCGTCAGCTCGGGGTGGGCCGTGCCACCGTCGATCGCCGTCGAGGACAGATGCGAGACGACGTGGTCGTCGACCGGGTCGTTCGCCGGGTCGTCGTGCACCACCAGGTGCTCGTACGTCGTGGCGCGCTGCGCGGGGACCCGGCCGGCCGCGCGGATGAGGTGGAGCAGCTCCATCCGGTTCGAGCGGTGGCGGGCGCCGGCCGAGGAGACCACGTTCTCCTCCAGCATCACCGAGCCGAGGTCGTCCGCCCCGTAGTGCAGGGCCAGCTGGCCGGCCTCCTTGCCGACGGTCAGCCAGGAACCCTGGATATGGGCGACGTTGTCGAGGAAGAGCCGGGCGATGGCGATCATCCGCAGGTACTCGAAGACGGTCGCCTGCGTCTGGCCCTTCAGGTGGTTGTTCTCGGGCTGGTAGGTGTACGGGATGAAGGCGCGGAAGCCGCCCGTACGGTCCTGCACATCGCGGATCATGCGGATGTGCTCGATGCGCTCGGCGTTGGTCTCGCCGGTGCCCATCAGCATGGTGGAGGTGGACTCCACGCCGAGGTTATGGGCGATCTCCATGATCTCCAGCCAGCGCTCGCCGGACTCCTTGAGCGGTGCGATGGCCTTGCGCGGCCGCTCGGGCAGCAGCTCGGCGCCCGCGCCCGCGAAGGAGTCGAGACCGGCCGCGTGGATCCGGCGGATGGCCTCCTCGGCCGAGACGCCCGAGATCCGCGCCATGTGCTCGACCTCGGACGCCCCCAGCGAGTGGATCACCAGCTGCGGGAACGCCTTCTTGATGGCCGAGAAGTGCTTCTCGTAGTACTCCACGCCGTAGTCCGGGTGGTGGCCGCCCTGGAACATGATCTGCGTGCCGCCCAGCTCGACGGTCTCCGCGCAGCGCCGCAGGATGTCGTCGAGATCGCGGCTCCAGCCCTTCGCGGTGTCCTTCGGCGCGGCGTAGAAGGCGCAGAACTTGCACGCCGTCACGCAGACGTTGGTGTAGTTGATGTTCCGTTCGATGATGTACGTCGCGATGTGCTCGGTGCCGGCGTAGCGACGGCGGCGGACCGCGTCGGCGGCGGCCCCCAGCGCGTGCAGCGGAGCCGAGCGGTAAAGGTCGAGCGCCTCTTGTGGGGTGATCCGACCCCCGTCGGCGGCGCGGTCGAGGACTACCTGCACCTCTGCGTTTGCGGTCACCGGGGCGTACCTTTCGGAGGTTTATGGGTGGACCGACCCAGCGTACGCCAGCGCTTGTACGCCTGTACGAGTACGTGGCGGGCACATCAGTGCACCCCCGCCCCCGCTCATTCGAGCTTGCGCAGAGTGCCCGTGGGGTCACCCGCCTGCTGGTCCTTCGCCTTGTAGCTGAGCGCGCCGTCGGAGGTGAGGGTGAACCGCTCGTCCGTCGAGGCGTCGCTGCACCCCTGCTGGGGCTGGGAGCCCTTCAGGCGCGCGTCGAGGTGGAGTTGTTTCGGGGCCGCCGAGACCAGCTTCCAGGTGCTGTCGCAGCGCAGCACCGACAGCTTGACCCGGCCGCTGGCGACGTCCTGCCCGGTCCGCCCCTGCCGGAAGGTGATGGTCAAGGTGCCCACCGGGATGCCCGAGTCGGAGGTCAGATCGCCCTGCCAGGTGCCGAGGAACGCCTTGGGCACGGCACCCTTCCCGGAGCCGGAGCCGGGGCCGTCGGGAGCGCCGTCTCCCGGGTTCCGCTCGGTGGCGGAGGGGCGGGGGTCCGCGGCGCCCTGATCGTTGCTGTCGGCCGAGCCGCCGGGCAGCACCTTGAAGAGCACGGCGGCGGTCGTCGCCACGGCCAGCGCGCCCGCGACGGACAGCACCAGCGTGCAGCTCAGCGCCTTGGGGCGCTTCTTACCGCCGACGGCGGCGGAGAGCGCGACACTGCGGCCGCCCGGTGTCGACGACGGGGAGGGAAGCGGGGGCCCGGCCGGCCGGTCCTTCGGGGGCAGCCCGTTGGCGTACGACGGGTCGGGCGGGCCGAAAGCTCCCAGCAGGGGTGAGGCCGGGGCCGGGGTGGGCGGCGGGCTCGGGGCGTCCTCGGCGGGCGGCTGGGTGGTGGACGGCCCCATGGCGGGCGGCACTGTGTCGGACGGCTCTATGGCAGGCGGCCCTATGGCGGGCCGTTCGGCCACCGGCGGCAGGGCCACGGCCTCCGCCTCCAGGTCGAGCAGCTCCACCACCTGCCGGCTCACCCGCTCGACCAGCGCCCCCGGCAGCCAGCCCGGCCGGGCGAGCCCAGAGGCGCCGTCCTCCGGGGCGAGGCGCCGTACGATCCGCTCGGGGGTGGGGCGGTCGGCCGGGTTCTTGGCGAGGCAGGCGGCGACCAGGTCGCGCAGGTCCCCGGTCAGCTCGGGGCCGAGCTTGGGCTCGTCGTGCACCACCTTGTAGAGCAGCGCGGCCGAAGTGTCGCCCGGGAACGGCGGCTTGCCGGTCGCCGCGTACGCCAGCACCGCGCCCAGGGAGAAGACATCGGCCGCGCCCTCGACGCCCTCGCCCAGGATCTGCTCGGGCGCCATATAGCCGGGCGAGCCGATGGAGGCGCCGGTCGAGGTCAGCGAGACCGTGCCCTCGGTGGCCCGGGCGATGCCGAAGTCGATCAGACGCGGACCGGCGAGCGCGAGCAGCACATTGGACGGCTTGACGTCGCGGTGGACCAGGCCGAGGGCGTGCACCGCGGCCAGGGCCTCGGCGAGCCCCGCACCCAGGGCCCGCACCGCCGATTCGGGCAACGGCCCCTCGTCGGACACGGCCTGGTTGAGCGGAGGGCCCGCCACATAGCCGGTGGCCACCCACGGAATGCGTGCCTCCGGGTCGGCGTCCAGGACCGGCGCGGTGAAGGCGCCGCCGACCCGGCGCGCGGCGTCGACCTCGCGCCGGAAGCGGGCGCGGAACTCCTCGTCCAGCGCGAAATGGGCGTGCACGACCTTCACCGCTACCGTGCGCCCGCCCGCGCTGCGTCCCACAAAGACCCGGCCCATGCCGCCCGAACCGAGCCGTCCGAGCAGCCGGTACGCGCCGATGACCTGCGGATCGTCCGCTGCCAGCGGATCCATCGCGTTGCCTCCCCCTCCGTGCGCCGATCCAGCTTAGGGGGTGTTCCCGCCATCCACGCAGGTCGGTGCGGCCCGGAAAGGACAGGTCGGCCCGGGTCGGGCGGCTCAGTTCAGCTCAGGTCGGCTGGGGTCAGGTCAGCAGATCGACCCGGACGTCCGCCGGGTATCCCGTCGTCGGACCCGTCAGGCGGGCGAACTCCGCGATGCCCCGCAGCTGCTCCGCGCCGAGGCTGAAGTCGAGGGTGGTGAAGTAGCGCTCCAGCACCGACGCCTCGAGCTGCTCCCAGCGCGCCGCCTGCTCGGCGACCTTGCCGACCTCCTCCAGGGAGACGTTCCGCGACTCCAGGAACGCCTGGTGCACGCCCCGGACGATCTCCGGCTCCCGCTCCAGGTA
Coding sequences:
- a CDS encoding C40 family peptidase; the encoded protein is MSPVAHIPSHRKPRRAASTRALRAGMTGGFLTLAVAGAAVPASAAESNAAPAESTLEMPTVSATLASTAAQTADATQQAASDYELQAQQEQAAAHAKVAAKKAKAEADRKAKEAREAARKAAAKRAAEAKAQAAKASRSAERTTLSTTSVGNATGNAATLISFLKAQLGKAYVLGSSGPSSYDCSGLTQAAFKQVGVSLPRVSQDQSTTGTPVSLDSLQPGDLLYWGSAGSAYHVGVYVGGGNFIGAQNSSTGIVERPLDYDMPTGAVRVL
- a CDS encoding CBS domain-containing protein; this translates as MTKAADIMHPGAQWIPENESVLRAAQMMRDLGVGALPVSDSNERLCGIVTDRDIVVGCIAENCDPSRTPVGQLTEGTPRWIPADADVTDVLREMEEHKIRRLPVIDQNKRLVGMISEADLAHHLSDDLLGEFLEKVYAQ
- a CDS encoding VOC family protein gives rise to the protein MLTTDYVPGAPNWLDLGAPDTEAAAAFYGSLMGWRFESAGPEAGGYGFFTLDRKTVAAVGPLTEEGARPAWTPYFHTPDAEATAKTVEQAGGTVRLAPFDVFEEGRMAQFTDPGGARFAIWQPGRTAGLDAVNDPGTLCWTELHSPDPPRDLAFYRKVFGWDTEEMSFPGGSYTVLMTTGAGREGSFGGVAQLQEGHSTPPQWLPYFEVADCDAVVAKGQDLGGSVLMPAMSAEGIGRMAWLADVVRAPFGVIASGGPGA
- a CDS encoding geranylgeranyl reductase family protein — translated: MSETAPTESASFGISERSADVIVVGAGPAGSTTAYHLAKAGLDVLLLEKTAFPREKVCGDGLTPRATKQLVAMGIDISEEAGWLRNRGLRIIAGGVRLQLDWPELAAYPNYGLVRKRDDFDEQLARQAQKAGARLYERCNVGAPITDDRTGRITGVHAKLGEEKTPVTFHAPLVVAADGNSTRLSLAMGLHRREDRPMGVAVRTYFTSPRHDDDYLESWLELWDRRGAEDRLLPGYGWIFGMGDGTSNVGLGVLNTSSSFKELDWREILKAWCASMPEDWGYTPENMTGPIRGAALPMAFNRQPHYTRGLLLVGDAGGMVNPFNGEGIAYAMESGQIAADVIVQAHARATAPQRELALQRYPKVLKDTYGGYYTLGRAFVKLIGNPKVMKLAAQRGLTHPMLMRFTLKLLANLTDPTGGDAMDRIINGLTKVTPRA
- a CDS encoding demethylmenaquinone methyltransferase produces the protein MSRASLDKQPHEVAAMFDGVAAKYDLTNDVLSLGQARLWRKAVARAVDARAGERVLDLAAGTGTSSLPFQAAGAYVVPCDFSLGMLREGKKRHPRLPLTAGDATRLPFADGVFDAVTISFGLRNIQDTQGALREMLRVTRPGGRVVICEFSHPTWEPFRTVYSEYLMRALPPIATSVSSNPDAYVYLAESIRAWPDQPRLAARLRSAGWERPAWRNLTGGVVALHRAYKP
- a CDS encoding imidazolonepropionase-like domain-containing protein; this encodes MLTLHAAPVVRHTPDDAAPLHDAAVAVDGDRIAAIGPLEELRRSYPRARVREWPGELGPALVHEGPVPDAPSPRERIHALLRRGATAVLAHHLGDAELLAAAHRGGIAVLDRPRPPVLTPAGRADLAVFDADGACLATVVAGRLVHRRR
- the mqnC gene encoding cyclic dehypoxanthinyl futalosine synthase; the protein is MTANAEVQVVLDRAADGGRITPQEALDLYRSAPLHALGAAADAVRRRRYAGTEHIATYIIERNINYTNVCVTACKFCAFYAAPKDTAKGWSRDLDDILRRCAETVELGGTQIMFQGGHHPDYGVEYYEKHFSAIKKAFPQLVIHSLGASEVEHMARISGVSAEEAIRRIHAAGLDSFAGAGAELLPERPRKAIAPLKESGERWLEIMEIAHNLGVESTSTMLMGTGETNAERIEHIRMIRDVQDRTGGFRAFIPYTYQPENNHLKGQTQATVFEYLRMIAIARLFLDNVAHIQGSWLTVGKEAGQLALHYGADDLGSVMLEENVVSSAGARHRSNRMELLHLIRAAGRVPAQRATTYEHLVVHDDPANDPVDDHVVSHLSSTAIDGGTAHPELTVIQAS
- a CDS encoding serine/threonine-protein kinase; translated protein: MDPLAADDPQVIGAYRLLGRLGSGGMGRVFVGRSAGGRTVAVKVVHAHFALDEEFRARFRREVDAARRVGGAFTAPVLDADPEARIPWVATGYVAGPPLNQAVSDEGPLPESAVRALGAGLAEALAAVHALGLVHRDVKPSNVLLALAGPRLIDFGIARATEGTVSLTSTGASIGSPGYMAPEQILGEGVEGAADVFSLGAVLAYAATGKPPFPGDTSAALLYKVVHDEPKLGPELTGDLRDLVAACLAKNPADRPTPERIVRRLAPEDGASGLARPGWLPGALVERVSRQVVELLDLEAEAVALPPVAERPAIGPPAIEPSDTVPPAMGPSTTQPPAEDAPSPPPTPAPASPLLGAFGPPDPSYANGLPPKDRPAGPPLPSPSSTPGGRSVALSAAVGGKKRPKALSCTLVLSVAGALAVATTAAVLFKVLPGGSADSNDQGAADPRPSATERNPGDGAPDGPGSGSGKGAVPKAFLGTWQGDLTSDSGIPVGTLTITFRQGRTGQDVASGRVKLSVLRCDSTWKLVSAAPKQLHLDARLKGSQPQQGCSDASTDERFTLTSDGALSYKAKDQQAGDPTGTLRKLE